The segment TACCGCGATGGGCTACGAGCTGGGTGGCGTGGCCAATATCTCCGGCGCGGTCGAAGAGAGCGTGTCCACCGCGTTGTTCGCGACCATCGAGGCGATGCCGCTGTGGGACTGGCTGGCGGTGCTGGCCATGGCCGCGGCCACGGTGCTCATCGTGACCTTCTTTGTCACCTCCTCGGACTCCGGATCGCTGGTGATTGATACCCTGGCCTCGGGTGATGTGCGCAACCCGACCGTGACCCAGCGAGTCTACTGGGCAATCCTCGAGGGGATTGTGGCGTCGATCCTGCTGCTGGCGGGCGGTCTTGCCGCCCTGCAGGCGGCGGCGATCAGCGTCGGCCTGCCGTTCTCGGTGGTGATGCTCGTGATGGTGTTCGGGTTGTGGAAGAGTCTGCATTCCACCGAGGCCGTGACGCCGACCAAATATCAGAAAGAGGCGCCACCGCCGCATACCCTGCTGGGGTATACGGAGGATCTGGACGACAAGATCAAGTAGGAGGTCACTATGGCTGCGTCCCGCGTGGCGCTGCTGGGCTGCGGGCTCATGGGGCAACCCATGGGCCTGCGTCTTTTGCGCGCCGGTTTTTCCGTCGAGGCCTACAACCGCACCCAGGAGCGGGCCAGCGACCTGGCCAGCGAGGGGGTAACGGTACACACCGTGCCGGCGGCGGCCGTCGCCGGGGCCGATACCCTGGTGCTGATGCTCTCCGATGCCGCCGCAATCCAGGCAGTGCTGAGGACGTTGCCGGAAGGCGCGTTGAGCGGGCGCTGTGTGATCCAGATGGCGACGATCCTGCCGGCCGAGAGCCGCCAGCTGGCCGAGCACCTGCGCCGCTCCGGGGCCTGTTATGTCGAGGCGCCAGTGCTGGGGTCGATTCCGGAAGCGCGTGAGGGGCGGTTGCTGGTCATGGCCGGCGCTGATACGGAGGCGGATTTCGAGCGTGCGAGTCCGGTCCTCGCGGCGCTGG is part of the Thioalkalivibrio sp. K90mix genome and harbors:
- a CDS encoding NAD(P)-dependent oxidoreductase → MAASRVALLGCGLMGQPMGLRLLRAGFSVEAYNRTQERASDLASEGVTVHTVPAAAVAGADTLVLMLSDAAAIQAVLRTLPEGALSGRCVIQMATILPAESRQLAEHLRRSGACYVEAPVLGSIPEAREGRLLVMAGADTEADFERASPVLAALGENPRHVGPVGQGAALKLAFNQLIASLTAAFSLSLGLVRREGAEVDTFMEILRESALYAPTFDKKLDKMLSGDFGTANFPVKHLLKDVRLAERAAEDAQLIGPWLPLLAQLLEQAQDRGLADADYSAIYSAIAPEPSAH